From Nitrosopumilus zosterae, the proteins below share one genomic window:
- a CDS encoding Lrp/AsnC ligand binding domain-containing protein — MARAYVLMNCNLGSEKEVISSLKKVAGVREAHGTLGLYDVIAQIELDTEEKIQQTVTQTIRRMPKIHSTMTLTRSESGELFQASEKLIGAMLGQNIIQAYIVIHCIKGEEYAVLKNLSHIPEVKEADVVFGLYDVICKVEASNSTILDHVITKAIRKIPDIISSITLHVVPEQDS; from the coding sequence GTGGCAAGAGCTTATGTTTTAATGAATTGTAATCTTGGTTCTGAAAAAGAGGTAATATCATCATTGAAAAAAGTAGCCGGTGTGAGGGAGGCACATGGTACGCTTGGCCTTTATGATGTTATTGCACAAATTGAGTTAGATACTGAAGAGAAAATTCAACAAACAGTAACGCAAACCATTCGCAGGATGCCAAAAATTCACTCCACTATGACTTTGACTCGTTCAGAGTCAGGGGAATTGTTTCAAGCATCTGAGAAATTAATTGGTGCGATGCTTGGACAAAACATCATCCAGGCTTATATTGTGATTCATTGCATCAAAGGTGAAGAATATGCCGTTTTGAAGAATCTCAGTCATATTCCCGAAGTCAAAGAGGCAGATGTTGTTTTTGGATTGTATGATGTGATTTGTAAGGTAGAGGCATCAAATAGTACGATATTGGATCATGTCATTACAAAGGCAATCCGAAAAATACCTGACATCATTTCGAGTATCACATTGCATGTTGTCCCAGAACAAGATTCTTGA
- a CDS encoding DNA primase family protein, with amino-acid sequence MNSVPLVNCQNCREDNCEKCQFPDKCRCAHYKHSNDLRIGVKINDFKTNIDNLMEIFAVENNLKFEGEEKIDQVVKLLRKFYNFVTLRKTEEILLYNGKIYDNIQAETVIKEKTEKLIPNCTTHNRHEVINKIKAQTFVDLEKFDADPNLITVENGILNLQTLKLEPHTPNHLSRVLLPVEFHKPKSTNIEKNLKNTLFWKYLKSSFTVKRRFRIEDFETVLEITASPIIKRHIDEKAFMFLGNGENGKSVLLFYIKSYLGENNVSSISLHDIAENKFMRANLAGMSANIFPDLEENELRNAGKIKAIISNEGIEVEKKYQQGFTLYPFAKLMFSCNRFPKVFDQSQGFFRRWIIVKWERDFENDPERIEYLKESLAENQEEKNKVFSNLVLIAHKLNKVGKFTHTKNWKTIQREWSENADPIDEFNSSYILDSESHKTKKETYHFYKEIMLEKGQTPKGMGQFSKAFSEWHDEDRIEIDGRVQRVWLNISFKMPKQETLATVDTT; translated from the coding sequence ATGAATAGTGTTCCTTTAGTAAATTGTCAGAATTGCAGAGAAGATAATTGTGAAAAATGTCAATTTCCAGATAAATGTAGATGTGCACATTACAAACACAGTAATGATTTACGGATTGGTGTCAAAATTAATGATTTTAAAACAAATATCGATAATCTCATGGAAATCTTTGCAGTTGAAAACAATCTCAAATTTGAGGGGGAAGAAAAGATTGATCAGGTTGTAAAACTTTTAAGAAAATTTTACAATTTTGTAACATTACGAAAAACAGAAGAAATTCTACTATACAATGGAAAAATCTATGATAATATCCAAGCAGAAACAGTCATCAAAGAAAAAACTGAGAAATTAATTCCTAATTGCACCACTCATAACAGACATGAAGTTATCAATAAAATCAAAGCACAGACTTTTGTTGATTTAGAAAAATTTGATGCAGACCCAAATCTAATTACTGTTGAAAATGGGATTTTGAATCTTCAAACACTAAAACTAGAACCACATACACCAAATCATCTAAGTCGAGTATTATTACCAGTAGAATTTCATAAACCCAAATCTACAAACATTGAAAAGAATCTCAAAAACACCTTGTTTTGGAAATATCTAAAATCATCATTTACTGTCAAAAGAAGATTTAGAATAGAGGATTTTGAAACAGTCTTGGAAATTACAGCAAGTCCAATTATCAAAAGACATATTGATGAAAAAGCATTCATGTTTTTAGGCAATGGTGAGAATGGCAAGTCTGTTCTTCTATTTTACATAAAGTCATACCTAGGAGAAAACAATGTCAGTAGCATCTCACTTCATGATATTGCCGAAAATAAGTTCATGAGGGCTAATTTGGCAGGCATGTCAGCAAACATCTTTCCAGATTTGGAAGAAAATGAACTCAGAAATGCTGGAAAAATCAAGGCAATCATATCAAATGAGGGTATAGAGGTTGAGAAAAAATACCAGCAAGGCTTCACATTATACCCCTTTGCAAAACTCATGTTTTCATGTAATAGATTTCCCAAAGTCTTTGATCAATCACAAGGCTTCTTTCGACGATGGATAATTGTTAAATGGGAACGTGATTTTGAAAACGATCCTGAAAGAATAGAATATCTCAAAGAGAGTCTTGCAGAGAATCAAGAAGAGAAAAACAAAGTATTTTCAAATCTAGTATTAATTGCACATAAACTAAACAAAGTAGGTAAATTCACACATACAAAAAATTGGAAAACAATCCAAAGAGAGTGGAGTGAAAACGCAGACCCAATTGATGAATTTAACTCTAGTTACATTTTAGACAGTGAATCACACAAGACAAAAAAAGAGACATATCATTTCTACAAAGAAATAATGTTAGAAAAAGGTCAAACCCCTAAAGGAATGGGTCAGTTTAGCAAGGCGTTTTCTGAATGGCATGATGAAGATAGGATAGAAATTGATGGGAGAGTTCAAAGAGTTTGGTTGAATATTTCATTTAAAATGCCAAAACAAGAAACACTTGCAACAGTTGATACAACTTAG
- a CDS encoding AbiJ-NTD4 domain-containing protein codes for MSKKPYFFEKDQKIKFQKNDLDSKTRIGLFNIFVRDVLEKYHFKYKTYGGMWSEKDDGFIAWKNFWIVFLEKSISDISVNHESVLDVLEEIFTNSEHKFLLSIFEYELRKDHLLEDQKDTLSDHVNNFLKKKNVGYRIVGDEISIITREEEIVSLNKSFNTPIDIVNTYMKKANKLLTQDNPDFDGSITNSIHAVESICKKITGESNTTLGQALKIIEKESKIELPTPLKQAFDKIYGWSSSNSGVRHGLSEIPKDKLDFEEAQFMLVACSAFVNYLIDESVKAKISLD; via the coding sequence ATGAGTAAAAAGCCTTATTTTTTTGAGAAAGATCAAAAAATAAAATTTCAAAAGAATGATTTAGATTCAAAAACCAGAATTGGCTTGTTCAATATTTTTGTCAGAGATGTGTTAGAAAAATATCATTTTAAGTATAAAACATACGGTGGTATGTGGTCTGAAAAAGATGATGGTTTCATAGCATGGAAAAATTTTTGGATAGTATTTTTAGAAAAATCTATTTCAGATATTAGTGTAAACCATGAATCTGTTCTAGATGTATTGGAAGAAATCTTTACTAATTCTGAACATAAATTTCTACTAAGTATCTTTGAATATGAGTTAAGAAAAGATCATCTGCTAGAAGATCAAAAAGATACTTTATCTGATCATGTAAACAATTTTCTTAAAAAGAAAAATGTTGGTTATCGAATTGTAGGTGATGAAATTTCTATTATCACTAGGGAAGAAGAGATTGTTTCACTTAACAAATCATTCAACACTCCAATAGATATTGTTAATACGTATATGAAAAAAGCAAATAAATTATTAACTCAAGATAATCCTGACTTTGATGGCTCCATAACTAATTCAATACATGCAGTTGAGTCAATATGTAAAAAAATTACAGGGGAATCCAATACAACTTTAGGACAGGCTCTTAAGATAATTGAAAAAGAAAGTAAAATAGAATTGCCCACTCCATTAAAACAAGCATTTGATAAAATTTATGGTTGGTCTAGTTCTAATTCAGGAGTTCGTCATGGCTTGTCAGAAATTCCTAAAGATAAATTGGATTTTGAAGAAGCCCAATTCATGCTAGTGGCATGCTCGGCATTTGTAAATTATCTTATTGATGAATCTGTAAAAGCAAAAATTAGTTTAGATTAG
- the fen gene encoding flap endonuclease-1 has translation MGLNLKDLVVREKTTLEAFSTKVIAIDAYNAIYQFLASIRGPDGLQLSDSEGRITSHLSGLLYRNVNFLSLGIKPVYVFDGKPPSLKTAEIERRKQIKKDATVKYEKAIAAGNMEDARKYAQQTTSMKDGMVKESKEILTYFGIPYIDAPSEGEATAAHLTNTGQAYASASQDFDSILCGAKRLIRNFTNSGRRKIPNRNTYIDIVPEIIETEKTLQTLGLTREELIDVGILIGTDFNPNGFERIGPKTALKMIKQHSRLEDIPQIQEQLQEIDFEQIRKIFLNPEVADVEEIIFNEVDYEGLTNYLVNERSFSEERIQSTLNRLKKALEKKSQNLDQWF, from the coding sequence ATGGGTTTAAACCTAAAAGACTTGGTAGTAAGAGAGAAAACAACGCTTGAAGCATTTTCAACAAAGGTTATTGCTATTGATGCATACAATGCAATCTATCAATTTTTAGCAAGCATTAGAGGACCAGACGGATTACAGCTATCAGATTCTGAAGGCAGAATTACTAGTCATCTAAGTGGGTTGCTTTATAGGAATGTGAATTTTCTATCCCTGGGAATAAAGCCAGTTTATGTATTTGATGGAAAACCCCCATCTTTGAAAACAGCAGAGATTGAGCGCCGAAAACAAATCAAAAAGGATGCGACTGTAAAATATGAAAAAGCGATAGCTGCAGGAAATATGGAAGATGCAAGAAAATATGCACAGCAAACTACCAGCATGAAAGACGGGATGGTAAAAGAATCAAAAGAGATCCTAACATATTTTGGCATTCCATATATTGATGCGCCATCAGAAGGAGAGGCAACGGCTGCACATCTTACAAACACAGGGCAGGCATATGCTTCAGCAAGCCAAGACTTTGACTCTATTTTGTGTGGAGCAAAAAGATTGATAAGAAATTTCACCAACAGTGGAAGAAGAAAAATTCCAAATAGAAATACATACATCGACATAGTTCCAGAAATCATTGAAACAGAAAAAACACTTCAAACACTAGGATTGACAAGAGAAGAGTTGATTGATGTTGGCATATTAATTGGTACTGATTTTAATCCAAATGGATTTGAGAGAATAGGTCCAAAGACTGCACTAAAAATGATAAAACAACATTCAAGATTAGAGGACATTCCACAAATCCAAGAGCAATTACAAGAAATTGATTTTGAGCAAATCAGAAAGATATTTCTCAATCCAGAAGTGGCAGACGTTGAGGAGATTATTTTCAATGAAGTGGACTATGAAGGATTGACAAACTATTTGGTAAATGAGAGAAGTTTTTCAGAAGAGAGAATACAATCCACGCTAAACAGATTAAAAAAAGCATTGGAAAAAAAGAGTCAGAATTTAGATCAGTGGTTTTAG
- a CDS encoding M66 family metalloprotease — protein MLAENSGASPQEFDVRKTLGHELWHAMGMDHDNGNTANLSYYVYVFGATNGYEITSAEATNLENQYP, from the coding sequence ATGCTTGCTGAAAACAGTGGTGCCTCTCCTCAAGAATTTGATGTTAGAAAAACTCTAGGTCATGAATTATGGCATGCAATGGGCATGGATCATGATAATGGCAACACAGCCAACCTAAGCTATTATGTTTATGTATTTGGAGCCACAAACGGATATGAGATAACCTCTGCTGAGGCAACAAACTTGGAGAATCAATACCCATGA
- a CDS encoding Lrp/AsnC ligand binding domain-containing protein: protein MTDAYVMLNCELGAESQILEELRQIEQVVDVFETIGTHDMLVKIQAENFEKIREIVSWNIQKMKNVRSTATLIKKDN from the coding sequence ATGACTGACGCATATGTTATGTTAAATTGTGAATTGGGCGCGGAATCGCAAATTCTGGAGGAATTGAGGCAAATTGAACAAGTTGTTGATGTCTTTGAAACAATTGGAACTCATGACATGCTTGTAAAGATCCAAGCTGAAAATTTCGAAAAGATACGTGAAATTGTTTCTTGGAACATACAAAAGATGAAAAATGTCCGTTCTACTGCAACTCTGATAAAAAAAGACAATTGA
- a CDS encoding PAS domain-containing protein, whose amino-acid sequence MPQTEARKTLKDAPVMWRRINSIGIILDCNSTYAANLGYAKSEILGRSIFEHVVKDSWEAMNESLKSWFETGKVTDRKITFKRQDGSTFPGLLQATSIYDENNNLLGSNTVIFDLTQMNSEKIKEYEEFFKDAKNRLDEIKEKEYDQLDENSKSEYDGLKKMFEMLLEVNLAELK is encoded by the coding sequence ATGCCTCAGACAGAAGCAAGAAAGACTCTAAAAGACGCGCCAGTGATGTGGAGAAGAATAAATTCAATAGGGATCATTTTGGATTGCAACTCAACATATGCTGCAAATTTAGGATATGCCAAATCAGAGATTTTAGGTAGATCAATCTTTGAACACGTAGTGAAAGACTCATGGGAAGCAATGAATGAGTCACTGAAATCATGGTTTGAGACAGGAAAAGTCACAGATAGAAAAATTACTTTCAAAAGACAGGATGGAAGTACATTTCCAGGATTGCTTCAGGCAACAAGCATATATGATGAAAATAATAATCTGCTTGGCAGTAATACGGTAATTTTTGATCTTACCCAAATGAATAGTGAAAAGATAAAAGAGTATGAAGAATTTTTTAAAGATGCAAAAAACAGACTAGATGAAATTAAAGAGAAAGAGTATGATCAATTAGATGAGAATTCAAAGTCAGAGTATGATGGACTCAAAAAAATGTTTGAAATGTTATTAGAAGTGAATCTTGCAGAATTAAAATAA
- a CDS encoding FAD-dependent thymidylate synthase, producing the protein MSEFSTNEKKILADHFSNTEGNVFAIITPRQVDRGALMSRYSRTDKSMRRIFLDEFLKNKNRGEEFYNRVLLEYGDDSVAELGEAQIAIEGLTNIAVKKIEDRRIGLSYLEKSSRYVAWNKKEKGKYRFYRDPEITKSKFADMYEETCNFSFDVYSKNIEPMINYIREKYPIEKYSFKDSADGKEKLFPKLKNESDIRSAHMIYRGSTKAKALDILRGLLPASTLTNVGITGNGRAFEYLLTVLGSSELKEEQDLASKIKKELDTTIKSFVRRADDKYGKAFQKYLKDIKNKSKAIAKTKIKSNPTLGIRTQLVDYESEKNAIDKIITGIIYEQSPSTSYQNISHQVKKISKQNKIKIIEEFTKLRKNRRHRPSRAFETVYYTFDLCNNFGMFRDFHRHRTLTLERQLLTTDHGYSIPDEIKILGVEKDFRDCMKKTKETFDKIRTRYPEQGQYVVNFAYNYPYFMKFNLREACHLIELRTVPQGHIDYRRVAQQMFHEINKVHPSLSKIMKFVDLKEYDLERFESEKRTEEKRKQIK; encoded by the coding sequence TTGTCAGAATTTTCAACCAATGAAAAAAAGATTTTAGCAGATCACTTTTCAAATACAGAAGGAAATGTCTTTGCAATAATTACACCGCGACAAGTAGATCGTGGAGCTTTGATGTCAAGATACAGCAGAACTGACAAAAGTATGAGAAGAATATTTCTTGATGAGTTTTTAAAAAATAAAAATAGAGGAGAAGAATTTTACAATCGAGTTCTTTTAGAGTATGGCGATGATTCTGTTGCAGAATTAGGAGAAGCACAAATTGCAATTGAAGGATTGACAAATATCGCAGTAAAAAAAATAGAAGACAGAAGAATAGGATTATCATATTTAGAAAAATCATCAAGATATGTAGCATGGAACAAAAAAGAAAAAGGAAAATACAGATTTTATAGAGATCCTGAAATTACGAAATCAAAATTTGCAGATATGTATGAAGAAACATGTAATTTTTCTTTTGATGTTTATTCAAAAAATATAGAGCCAATGATAAATTATATCAGAGAAAAATACCCCATTGAAAAATATAGTTTCAAAGACTCAGCAGATGGAAAAGAAAAATTATTTCCCAAGTTGAAAAATGAATCAGACATAAGATCAGCACATATGATTTACAGAGGTTCAACCAAAGCTAAAGCATTAGATATTCTCAGAGGGTTACTACCGGCATCAACTTTGACTAATGTTGGAATCACAGGAAATGGACGAGCTTTCGAGTATCTTCTTACAGTTTTAGGCTCATCTGAATTAAAAGAAGAACAAGATCTGGCATCAAAAATCAAAAAAGAGTTGGATACAACGATAAAATCATTTGTTAGACGAGCAGATGACAAATACGGAAAAGCATTCCAAAAATATCTCAAAGACATCAAAAACAAATCCAAAGCAATTGCAAAAACAAAAATTAAATCAAATCCAACATTAGGAATAAGAACACAACTTGTAGATTATGAATCCGAGAAAAATGCAATAGATAAAATCATCACAGGCATAATTTATGAGCAATCTCCAAGTACTTCATATCAAAATATATCTCATCAGGTAAAGAAAATTTCTAAACAAAATAAAATCAAAATTATTGAGGAATTCACAAAACTTAGAAAAAATAGGAGACATAGGCCGTCACGAGCATTTGAAACAGTTTATTATACTTTTGATTTGTGTAACAATTTTGGAATGTTCAGGGATTTTCACAGACACAGAACACTGACTTTAGAGAGGCAGTTACTTACAACAGATCATGGTTACAGCATTCCAGATGAGATCAAAATTCTTGGAGTTGAAAAAGACTTTAGAGACTGTATGAAGAAAACGAAAGAGACCTTTGATAAAATCAGAACAAGATATCCAGAACAGGGACAATATGTTGTAAACTTTGCATATAATTATCCATATTTTATGAAATTCAATCTTAGAGAAGCATGTCACTTAATCGAACTAAGAACAGTTCCACAAGGACATATAGATTACAGACGCGTAGCACAACAAATGTTTCATGAGATCAATAAAGTACATCCAAGCTTAAGCAAAATTATGAAATTTGTAGATTTGAAAGAATATGATTTAGAAAGATTTGAATCAGAAAAAAGAACGGAAGAAAAACGAAAGCAAATTAAATAA
- a CDS encoding nitroreductase family protein: MDSGKKDERIFPLGYDPQDIPVSDNPNIRNQLLDFILQSGPTEVVDTDLFAVMAKRRSTRKFSDKPVETTKIDKIIAAADTAPTAGNYQGFEIFYIKSPEKKKLLVEACNKQPYVDAPVVLIFCKNPSRVKFDFPEYVLAKFAIQDATLAAGYSQLASQALGLSSIWIGMFDEKKVMDVIGTDLIPSSVLCIGYPEQTKFPKPRRNLKDLVHVVW, from the coding sequence ATGGATTCAGGGAAAAAAGACGAGAGAATTTTTCCCTTAGGGTATGATCCTCAAGACATTCCCGTTTCTGATAACCCCAACATAAGAAACCAATTACTTGATTTTATTCTACAATCTGGACCCACTGAGGTTGTAGACACTGATTTGTTTGCTGTAATGGCAAAAAGACGTTCTACGAGAAAATTTTCTGATAAACCTGTAGAAACCACAAAGATTGATAAAATTATTGCCGCAGCTGACACTGCTCCTACTGCTGGAAATTATCAGGGATTTGAAATATTTTATATTAAAAGTCCAGAAAAGAAAAAACTTCTAGTTGAAGCATGCAACAAGCAACCTTATGTGGATGCTCCTGTAGTCTTAATTTTTTGCAAAAATCCTTCTAGAGTAAAATTTGATTTTCCAGAATATGTCCTTGCAAAATTTGCAATTCAAGATGCCACTTTAGCTGCTGGATATTCCCAGCTTGCATCTCAGGCATTAGGACTAAGTTCTATTTGGATTGGAATGTTTGATGAGAAAAAAGTAATGGATGTTATTGGCACTGATCTTATTCCCTCATCTGTTCTGTGTATTGGATATCCCGAGCAAACAAAATTTCCCAAGCCTAGAAGAAATCTCAAAGATTTGGTTCATGTTGTATGGTAG
- a CDS encoding winged helix-turn-helix domain-containing protein — MMAKKKLQRFDLKVLLRLLAAVYESGHEKRTNLALNARLHYDTCVSYLDMLEFLGFVTKSNRYSHQVYDVTPHGISLCKKKLDAEFDKKYNGILTILD; from the coding sequence ATGATGGCAAAAAAGAAACTACAGCGATTTGATCTCAAGGTTTTACTGCGTCTGTTGGCTGCGGTATATGAATCCGGACACGAAAAAAGGACAAATCTGGCACTTAATGCAAGACTGCACTATGACACATGTGTATCATATCTTGACATGCTGGAATTTTTAGGATTTGTAACCAAGAGTAATCGCTATTCTCATCAGGTATACGACGTAACTCCTCATGGAATTTCATTGTGCAAGAAGAAACTTGATGCAGAGTTTGACAAAAAATACAACGGCATTCTAACAATTCTGGACTGA
- the acs gene encoding acetate--CoA ligase, which produces MNETYDIGLGNHDTDLRKKASSDFLSFWDEQAKNLTWFTPWNKTLEWNPPFAKWFVGGTINASYNALDIHQKTRSNKPAILWEGENDESRVITYGEMFTQVQKFSNVLKSLDVKKGDRVTIYLPMVPELPIAMFACARIGAIHTVIFSGFSAESIKDRIADSHSKVVITADGGYRRGKVVPLKEVVDEAIKDFDFVKHVVVLERTKNKIPVSSKDKFWSDLMNDALESCDAEKLDSAHPLYILYTSGTTGKPKGVLHGTGGYLTHLYSTFKWAFDIKDSDVFFCTADIGWVTGHSYVVYAPFLHGATQIMYEGAPDFPDATRMWDILQKYRATIFYTTPTALRMFMKFGDEIPNSFDLSSLRLLGTVGEPINPEVWKWYFKTIGKEKCPIIDTWWQTETGGMLISSLPGLETIPLKPGSGTLPIPGVDIDVVDENGNSVSTNTKGYLVIKNPWPGMLLTLWGDDEKYKTVYWSKYENCYYPGDYALKDEDGYMWLLGRADDVLKIAGHRIGTAELESCIVSHHDVAESAVCGIPDDVKGEVIVAFVVLKQGIVDSKILEKEISDKIRNDIGAIATPKQIYFVSKLPKTRSGKIMRRLLKAIAKNEKIGDVSTLEDGAAVTEVQNAFDEIQNSINNKPK; this is translated from the coding sequence TTGAATGAAACATATGATATTGGTCTTGGAAATCATGACACTGATTTAAGGAAAAAGGCCAGTTCTGATTTTTTGTCATTTTGGGATGAGCAAGCAAAAAATCTCACATGGTTTACTCCTTGGAACAAGACTCTGGAATGGAATCCTCCTTTTGCAAAATGGTTTGTTGGAGGCACAATTAATGCCTCATATAATGCCCTAGACATTCATCAAAAAACTAGATCCAACAAACCTGCTATTTTGTGGGAGGGAGAAAATGACGAATCTAGAGTCATTACTTATGGCGAAATGTTCACCCAAGTTCAAAAATTTTCAAACGTTCTAAAATCTCTTGATGTAAAAAAAGGAGACCGTGTAACTATCTATCTTCCAATGGTTCCTGAATTGCCTATTGCGATGTTTGCATGTGCTAGAATTGGTGCTATTCACACAGTAATTTTCTCAGGATTTAGCGCAGAATCAATCAAAGACAGAATTGCTGATTCACATTCAAAAGTGGTTATTACAGCAGATGGCGGATATAGACGAGGAAAAGTTGTCCCACTAAAGGAAGTAGTTGATGAGGCAATCAAAGATTTTGATTTTGTCAAACACGTTGTGGTTCTAGAAAGGACAAAAAATAAAATTCCTGTTTCATCAAAAGACAAATTTTGGAGTGATTTGATGAATGATGCTCTGGAGTCATGTGATGCAGAAAAATTAGATAGTGCGCATCCTCTTTACATTTTGTATACTTCTGGCACAACTGGAAAACCTAAAGGAGTACTGCATGGAACAGGAGGATACCTCACACATTTGTATTCTACTTTCAAGTGGGCATTTGACATTAAAGATTCTGATGTCTTCTTTTGTACTGCTGACATTGGTTGGGTCACAGGTCACAGCTATGTTGTATATGCACCATTTCTACATGGTGCGACTCAGATAATGTATGAAGGTGCACCTGATTTTCCTGATGCAACTAGAATGTGGGATATCTTACAAAAATATCGTGCCACCATTTTCTACACCACACCCACAGCTCTGAGAATGTTTATGAAATTTGGGGATGAAATTCCAAACTCTTTTGATCTTTCATCTTTACGATTACTAGGAACAGTAGGTGAACCAATAAATCCTGAAGTGTGGAAGTGGTATTTCAAAACCATAGGAAAAGAAAAATGTCCTATCATTGATACTTGGTGGCAAACTGAAACTGGCGGCATGCTCATTTCTTCTTTACCTGGCTTGGAGACAATTCCTCTGAAACCAGGTTCCGGTACACTCCCAATCCCTGGCGTAGATATTGATGTAGTTGATGAAAATGGAAATAGTGTATCCACTAACACTAAGGGTTATCTTGTTATCAAAAATCCATGGCCTGGAATGCTTTTAACACTATGGGGCGATGATGAAAAATACAAAACCGTGTATTGGTCAAAATATGAAAACTGTTACTATCCTGGAGATTATGCGTTAAAAGATGAAGATGGATATATGTGGTTATTAGGTCGTGCAGATGACGTTTTAAAAATTGCAGGACATAGAATCGGAACTGCAGAGCTTGAGAGCTGCATTGTATCTCATCATGATGTTGCAGAGTCTGCCGTATGTGGAATTCCTGATGATGTGAAGGGTGAAGTAATAGTCGCATTTGTTGTTTTGAAACAAGGAATTGTTGATTCAAAAATATTGGAAAAAGAAATCTCTGATAAAATAAGAAATGATATTGGGGCAATTGCTACACCAAAACAAATCTATTTTGTTTCAAAACTTCCAAAAACACGCAGTGGCAAAATAATGCGTAGATTACTAAAAGCAATTGCAAAGAATGAAAAAATTGGTGATGTAAGTACTTTGGAGGATGGCGCAGCAGTTACCGAGGTACAAAATGCATTTGATGAAATTCAGAATTCAATAAATAACAAGCCTAAATAA
- a CDS encoding CdvA-like protein, whose protein sequence is MTHDDIEIIGKKVKDMYGTFMGKVVGTITDIDGSIQSVGIDCGSQGLQQIQYEQLVVQGDVVIFIPKWRLDSQRLIREKQLTIRRLKALIDIVSENDDMKVDAEIIHEKYKSKLASLDETEHEIKAKLEARLTELDEQMKSAKMLSFDAKVQFKSNEISDATFETVKACTTEIIEHVSHETAEIANVKSRIADLELEVQEITSPSTPDIQESAVSYLETSEPQQVVQSILPEAPTEPIVTHSEKFASHSEPIEAGVLPIPEPPTNSETTFAFPEPPQQVTPETPKDDNDNDWLARMEAQ, encoded by the coding sequence ATGACCCACGACGATATCGAAATTATCGGTAAAAAAGTCAAAGACATGTACGGTACATTCATGGGTAAAGTCGTTGGAACAATAACTGACATTGACGGAAGTATTCAGTCCGTTGGCATTGACTGCGGTTCTCAGGGATTACAGCAAATCCAATATGAGCAACTTGTAGTGCAAGGCGATGTTGTTATTTTTATTCCAAAATGGAGACTAGATTCTCAAAGACTCATTCGTGAAAAACAACTAACAATACGTCGTCTAAAGGCGTTGATTGACATTGTTTCTGAAAATGATGACATGAAAGTGGATGCAGAAATTATTCACGAAAAATACAAGTCAAAACTTGCATCATTAGATGAAACAGAACATGAAATCAAAGCTAAACTTGAGGCAAGATTGACAGAGTTAGATGAACAAATGAAGTCTGCAAAAATGTTATCCTTTGATGCAAAAGTACAATTCAAGAGTAATGAAATCTCTGATGCAACATTTGAGACAGTGAAAGCATGCACAACTGAAATAATTGAACATGTATCTCACGAAACAGCTGAAATCGCAAATGTAAAGAGTAGAATTGCTGACCTTGAATTAGAAGTGCAGGAGATAACTTCCCCTTCAACACCAGACATCCAAGAATCTGCCGTTTCATATCTGGAGACATCTGAACCACAACAAGTAGTTCAGTCAATACTTCCAGAAGCACCAACTGAACCAATAGTAACACATTCCGAAAAATTTGCAAGTCATTCAGAACCAATAGAAGCAGGTGTTCTACCAATACCAGAACCACCAACTAACTCTGAAACAACATTTGCATTTCCAGAACCACCTCAACAGGTGACACCAGAAACTCCAAAAGACGACAATGATAACGATTGGCTTGCTAGAATGGAAGCACAATAA